One stretch of Aquisalimonas asiatica DNA includes these proteins:
- a CDS encoding cytochrome b: MSETRSGGLVGWIDDRFPLTKMWREHVSEYYAPKNFNFWYYFGSLALLTLVIQVVSGIFLTMNYIPSGDRAFESVEYIMRDVEWGWLIRYIHTTGASAFFVVVYLHMFRALMYGSYQKPRELLWIFGCLIFVLLMAEAFMGYMLPWGQMSYWGGQVIISLFGAIPVIGPDLALWIRGDYVISEATLNRFFALHVVAVPLVIIFLVVAHILALHEVGSNNPDGIDIKKNKDANGIPKDGIPFHPYYTVKDLIGVGVYFILFSVVVFYIPDFWGMFIEHPNFEEANPQVTPDHIAPVWYFAAYYAILRAIPDTFGGVLAMGLAVMILFVLPWLDRGKVRSIRYRGLSFKIALGIFAVGFMLLTYLGTQPATGLNTMLSRLGTVIYFGYFIFLFVYTAFGLERTKPVPERVTS; encoded by the coding sequence ATGAGCGAGACCAGATCGGGGGGGCTGGTCGGCTGGATCGATGACCGCTTCCCGCTCACCAAGATGTGGCGCGAGCACGTCTCGGAGTATTACGCGCCCAAGAACTTCAACTTCTGGTACTACTTCGGGTCGCTGGCGCTGCTGACGCTGGTGATCCAGGTGGTGTCGGGCATTTTCCTGACCATGAACTACATCCCCTCCGGCGATCGCGCGTTCGAATCGGTGGAGTACATCATGCGGGATGTGGAGTGGGGGTGGTTGATCCGCTACATCCACACCACCGGTGCGTCCGCGTTCTTCGTGGTGGTCTATCTGCACATGTTCCGGGCGCTGATGTACGGCTCCTACCAGAAGCCGCGCGAGCTGCTGTGGATCTTCGGCTGCCTGATCTTCGTGCTGCTCATGGCCGAGGCGTTCATGGGCTACATGCTGCCCTGGGGGCAGATGTCCTACTGGGGCGGGCAGGTGATTATCTCGCTGTTCGGCGCCATCCCGGTCATCGGGCCGGACCTGGCGCTGTGGATCCGGGGTGACTACGTCATCTCCGAGGCGACCCTGAACCGGTTCTTCGCCCTGCACGTGGTGGCGGTGCCGCTGGTGATCATCTTCCTGGTGGTCGCCCACATCCTGGCGCTGCACGAGGTGGGGTCGAACAACCCCGACGGCATCGACATCAAGAAGAACAAGGACGCCAACGGCATTCCGAAGGACGGGATTCCCTTCCACCCGTACTACACGGTGAAGGATCTCATCGGTGTCGGGGTCTACTTCATCCTGTTCTCGGTGGTGGTGTTCTACATCCCGGATTTCTGGGGCATGTTCATCGAACACCCGAACTTCGAGGAAGCGAACCCGCAGGTGACCCCGGATCACATCGCGCCGGTCTGGTACTTCGCGGCTTACTACGCCATCCTGCGCGCCATTCCGGATACGTTCGGGGGGGTGCTGGCGATGGGCCTGGCGGTCATGATCCTGTTCGTGCTGCCCTGGCTCGACCGCGGCAAGGTGCGCTCGATCCGCTATCGTGGCCTCAGCTTCAAGATCGCCCTGGGTATCTTCGCTGTCGGCTTCATGCTGCTCACCTATCTGGGCACGCAGCCAGCGACCGGGCTGAACACGATGCTGTCGCGTCTGGGCACCGTGATCTACTTCGGCTACTTCATCTTCCTTTTCGTCTATACGGCCTTCGGGCTGGAAAGGACCAAGCCAGTTCCCGAGAGGGTGACGTCCTGA
- the petA gene encoding ubiquinol-cytochrome c reductase iron-sulfur subunit, with amino-acid sequence MNQEGADKSRRRFLTAATSVVGGAGAAFLAVPFISYWRPSARAQAAGAPVEVDITGLEPGELINVKWRGDPVWLFRRTDQNLDDLEGIRDRLRDPDSDEPQQPEYARNTHRSIEPELMVMVGICTHLGCSPLFRPDQTPEGMDGEWPGGFFCPCHGSYFDLAGRVFRGVPADKNMEVPPYYFMDDDTVLVGEDEEGDA; translated from the coding sequence ATGAATCAGGAAGGCGCGGACAAGAGCAGGCGCCGCTTTCTGACTGCGGCAACGTCCGTGGTCGGTGGAGCGGGCGCCGCGTTTCTCGCGGTACCGTTTATCAGCTACTGGCGTCCGAGTGCTCGGGCCCAGGCAGCCGGTGCCCCGGTCGAAGTGGACATTACCGGCCTGGAGCCGGGCGAGCTGATCAACGTCAAATGGCGTGGTGATCCCGTATGGCTGTTCCGTCGTACGGATCAGAACCTTGATGACCTCGAGGGGATCCGGGACCGCCTGCGGGACCCGGACTCCGATGAGCCGCAGCAGCCCGAGTATGCGCGCAACACCCACCGGTCCATCGAGCCCGAGCTCATGGTGATGGTCGGCATCTGCACGCACCTGGGCTGCTCGCCGCTGTTCCGGCCCGATCAGACGCCGGAAGGCATGGACGGAGAATGGCCGGGGGGCTTCTTCTGTCCGTGTCATGGCTCCTATTTCGACCTCGCGGGGCGTGTGTTCCGCGGCGTCCCGGCGGACAAGAACATGGAGGTGCCGCCCTACTACTTCATGGATGACGACACCGTCCTGGTGGGCGAAGACGAAGAAGGAGACGCCTGA
- a CDS encoding Nif3-like dinuclear metal center hexameric protein encodes MEPEQLAAYADELLDAQAFQDYAPNGMQVRGRRPVRRLVSGVTASQALLEEAVRLDADAVLVHHGYFWKGESPCITGMKAERLRTLLTNDMSLFAYHLPLDAHAELGNNACLAADLGLTVTGTFETGTYRPLGMLGEPDEPVSLEAFAARVATALGRRPTVVQGGDHPVRRIAWCSGGAQGFIDHVATLGVDLYFSGEISEPTVHTARECGLHYLAAGHHATERGGVRALGEHLAARFGLDHHFIDIDSPA; translated from the coding sequence ATGGAGCCGGAACAGCTTGCCGCCTATGCGGATGAACTGCTCGATGCACAGGCGTTTCAGGATTATGCCCCCAACGGCATGCAGGTGCGGGGGCGGCGCCCGGTCCGCCGTCTCGTCTCCGGCGTGACCGCGTCCCAGGCCCTGCTCGAGGAGGCGGTGCGGCTCGACGCCGATGCGGTGCTGGTCCACCACGGCTATTTCTGGAAGGGGGAGAGCCCGTGTATCACCGGGATGAAGGCCGAGCGGCTGCGCACGCTGCTCACCAATGACATGAGCCTGTTCGCCTACCATCTACCCCTCGACGCCCATGCAGAGCTGGGCAATAACGCCTGTCTTGCCGCGGATCTCGGACTGACGGTGACCGGTACCTTCGAGACGGGCACGTACCGTCCGCTGGGCATGCTCGGCGAACCGGACGAGCCGGTATCGCTGGAGGCGTTCGCCGCGCGTGTGGCGACGGCGCTGGGCCGGCGGCCCACCGTGGTCCAGGGCGGCGATCACCCCGTGCGCCGTATCGCCTGGTGCAGTGGCGGCGCCCAGGGGTTCATCGATCACGTGGCGACCCTGGGAGTGGATCTCTACTTCTCGGGCGAGATTTCCGAGCCCACCGTCCACACCGCCCGGGAGTGTGGCCTGCATTACCTGGCTGCCGGGCACCACGCCACCGAGCGGGGCGGCGTGCGTGCGCTGGGCGAGCATCTGGCCGCGCGTTTCGGCCTGGACCATCACTTCATCGACATCGACAGCCCGGCCTGA
- a CDS encoding S1C family serine protease — protein sequence MQTRRAMRFLLTYSLLGMVAAAVIIWFFPGVLGLPGEPLRTITVQQAPETAAGEDGQPVREQGPASYADAVDAAAPAVVNIFTATRVARGEHSMYDDPLFREFFGDRDQDEEQTDTNLGSGVIVSDSGFILTSNHIVEGADAIQVSLNDGRAVEAQVVGTDPETDLAVLAIDMDDLPVITLGRSEELRVGDVVLAIGNPFGVGQTVTQGIVSATGRSRLGLTTFENFIQTDAAINPGNSGGALINAHGELVGINTAIFSRSGGSHGIGFAIPAVLAQGVMESIIEEGRVIRGWAGVEVQDITRSLAESFELDSRDGVLIAGIMRDGPADAAGLRPGDIVLSVDGEELRNSQDLLMRITERSPETTVSIVVLRDGEAFEQELTVQERPTAGELRRQ from the coding sequence ATGCAGACTCGACGCGCAATGCGCTTTCTCCTGACCTACTCCCTGCTCGGCATGGTGGCTGCCGCCGTGATCATCTGGTTCTTTCCCGGGGTCCTCGGCCTGCCGGGAGAACCCCTGCGGACGATCACCGTGCAGCAGGCGCCGGAGACGGCGGCGGGCGAGGACGGTCAGCCCGTGCGTGAACAGGGCCCCGCGTCCTACGCCGATGCGGTGGACGCGGCTGCACCGGCGGTGGTGAACATCTTCACCGCCACCCGTGTGGCGCGCGGCGAGCACTCCATGTACGACGACCCGCTGTTCCGCGAGTTCTTCGGCGATCGCGACCAGGACGAGGAACAGACGGACACCAACCTCGGCTCCGGGGTGATCGTCAGCGACAGCGGGTTCATCCTCACCAGCAACCACATCGTCGAGGGGGCGGACGCCATCCAGGTCTCGCTGAACGATGGCCGCGCGGTGGAGGCGCAGGTCGTCGGCACGGACCCGGAAACCGACCTGGCCGTGCTCGCCATCGACATGGACGATCTGCCGGTGATCACGCTGGGCCGTTCGGAAGAGCTGCGGGTGGGCGACGTGGTGCTCGCCATCGGCAACCCGTTCGGTGTCGGCCAGACGGTGACCCAGGGCATTGTCAGCGCCACGGGCCGGAGCCGCCTGGGGCTCACCACGTTCGAGAACTTCATCCAGACCGATGCCGCCATCAACCCGGGCAACTCCGGGGGGGCGCTCATCAACGCCCACGGCGAGCTGGTCGGCATCAACACGGCGATCTTCAGTCGCTCGGGCGGCTCCCACGGCATCGGCTTCGCCATCCCCGCGGTGCTGGCCCAGGGCGTCATGGAGAGCATCATCGAGGAAGGGCGGGTGATTCGCGGCTGGGCCGGCGTCGAGGTGCAGGACATCACCCGCTCCCTGGCTGAATCGTTCGAACTGGACTCCCGGGACGGCGTGCTGATCGCGGGAATCATGCGCGACGGCCCGGCGGACGCGGCCGGGTTGCGCCCGGGGGACATCGTGCTGTCCGTGGATGGCGAAGAGCTGCGCAACAGCCAGGACCTGCTGATGCGCATCACCGAACGCTCGCCGGAGACGACAGTCTCCATCGTCGTGCTGCGTGACGGTGAGGCGTTCGAGCAGGAGCTGACGGTGCAGGAGCGGCCAACCGCCGGGGAGCTGCGGCGCCAGTAG
- the hisC gene encoding histidinol-phosphate transaminase: MSRSDDRNARITRLVRPAVQAVQAYHVPPAQGMVKLDAMENPYPWPGELRDAWLAALADVSANRYPDPTAAALKAQLRRDGGVPDAAGLLLGNGSDELIQLLALALGGEGRVVLAPGPGFAMYRLIAAFTGLEYQEVPLADEDFALDEGAMLAAIARHQPTVIYLAYPNNPTGNAFDAAAMEAVIEAAPGVVVIDEAYEPFCGRTWMSALERYDHLLVMRTVSKMGLAGLRLGYLAGHPDWLAQLEKCRLPYNINVLTQASATFALEHGDRLRAQTDSLRAERERLFEALQVRDGLQQVWPSEANFITFRTQPGRAGGVHASLRENGVLIKNLDGSHPLLSDCLRVTVGTADENARFLVALDAAIG; the protein is encoded by the coding sequence ATGAGCAGGAGTGACGACCGCAACGCCCGGATCACCCGGCTGGTGCGGCCGGCCGTGCAGGCCGTGCAGGCGTATCACGTGCCGCCGGCCCAGGGCATGGTCAAGCTCGATGCCATGGAGAATCCCTACCCGTGGCCTGGCGAGCTGCGCGACGCCTGGCTGGCGGCGCTGGCGGACGTCAGTGCCAACCGGTACCCGGACCCCACGGCGGCGGCGCTCAAGGCGCAGCTGCGCCGTGATGGCGGTGTGCCCGATGCCGCCGGCCTGCTCCTGGGCAATGGCTCCGATGAGCTGATCCAGCTTCTCGCCCTGGCCCTGGGCGGTGAAGGGCGGGTAGTCCTGGCGCCGGGGCCCGGGTTCGCCATGTACCGGCTCATCGCGGCGTTCACCGGGCTGGAGTATCAGGAAGTGCCGCTGGCGGATGAGGATTTCGCCCTGGACGAGGGCGCGATGCTGGCGGCGATTGCGCGGCACCAGCCGACGGTGATCTATCTCGCCTACCCGAACAACCCCACGGGCAATGCCTTTGATGCCGCCGCCATGGAGGCCGTGATCGAGGCGGCCCCCGGCGTGGTCGTCATCGACGAGGCGTATGAGCCGTTTTGCGGCCGCACCTGGATGTCTGCCCTGGAGCGTTACGATCACCTGCTGGTGATGCGCACCGTCTCCAAGATGGGGCTGGCGGGACTTCGCCTGGGTTATCTGGCCGGCCATCCGGACTGGCTCGCCCAGCTGGAGAAGTGTCGCCTGCCCTACAACATCAATGTGCTCACCCAGGCGAGCGCAACCTTTGCCCTGGAACACGGCGACCGCCTGCGTGCCCAGACGGACAGCCTGCGGGCCGAGCGGGAGCGGCTGTTCGAGGCGTTGCAGGTGCGCGATGGCCTGCAGCAGGTGTGGCCCAGCGAGGCGAATTTCATCACGTTCCGGACGCAACCGGGGCGGGCCGGCGGGGTCCATGCGTCACTCAGGGAGAACGGCGTCCTGATCAAGAACCTCGACGGCAGTCACCCGCTGCTGTCGGACTGCCTGCGGGTGACCGTGGGCACCGCCGACGAGAATGCCCGCTTTCTCGTCGCCCTGGATGCCGCCATCGGCTGA
- the hisD gene encoding histidinol dehydrogenase, whose translation MLEITRLSTTQPDFWESLARLTSDETETDAAVENAVTAILAAVRKEGDAAVLRYTSELDRLDASTVAELEVAPERLRAAFESLGEEQRAALTRAEERIRAYAERQRMKSWEYTEADGTMLGQKVTPLDRVGLYVPGGKAAYPSSVLMNAVPASVAGVSDIVMVVPAPDGELDPLVLAAAHLAGVTRVYTIGGAQAIAALAYGTATIPAVDKIVGPGNAYVAAAKRRVFGRVGIDMIAGPSEILIICDGQTDPDWIAMDLFSQAEHDEVARAVLVCPDALYLDQVQQSMERLLPSMERSDIIRAALANRGALICVRDLVEAEEVTNTVAPEHLELSVAQPQKMAERIRHAGAIFLGRHTPEVLGDYCAGPNHVLPTSGTARFASPLGVYDFQKRSSLIQATPAGAAEHGRVAAVLAQAEGLTAHAESAAYRVRAHEQE comes from the coding sequence ATGCTGGAGATCACGCGACTGAGCACCACCCAGCCCGATTTCTGGGAGTCCCTGGCCCGGTTGACCAGTGACGAAACCGAGACCGACGCCGCCGTCGAGAATGCTGTCACGGCCATTCTCGCGGCTGTTCGCAAGGAGGGCGACGCGGCGGTGTTGCGCTACACCAGCGAGCTCGATCGTCTCGACGCGTCCACGGTGGCGGAGCTGGAGGTCGCGCCGGAGCGGCTGCGGGCGGCGTTCGAGAGCCTGGGCGAGGAGCAGCGCGCCGCGCTCACCCGCGCCGAGGAGCGTATCCGCGCCTACGCCGAGCGCCAGCGTATGAAATCGTGGGAGTACACCGAGGCCGACGGCACCATGCTGGGCCAGAAGGTGACCCCGCTGGACCGGGTCGGCCTGTACGTGCCCGGCGGCAAGGCGGCCTACCCGTCATCCGTGCTCATGAACGCGGTGCCCGCCAGCGTGGCCGGTGTGTCGGATATCGTCATGGTCGTACCGGCGCCGGACGGCGAGCTGGATCCGCTGGTGCTGGCGGCGGCGCACCTGGCCGGCGTGACCCGCGTCTACACCATCGGCGGTGCCCAGGCCATTGCCGCGCTTGCCTACGGCACGGCGACCATCCCGGCCGTGGACAAGATCGTGGGGCCGGGGAACGCCTACGTGGCGGCGGCGAAGCGGCGCGTGTTCGGCCGCGTCGGCATCGACATGATCGCCGGGCCGTCGGAGATTCTCATCATCTGTGACGGCCAGACCGACCCGGACTGGATTGCCATGGACCTGTTCTCCCAGGCGGAACACGACGAAGTGGCGCGCGCCGTGCTGGTGTGCCCGGATGCGCTCTACCTGGATCAGGTGCAGCAGTCCATGGAGCGGCTGCTGCCGTCCATGGAACGCTCGGACATCATCCGTGCCGCCCTGGCGAACCGCGGTGCACTGATCTGCGTGCGCGATCTGGTGGAGGCGGAAGAGGTGACCAACACGGTCGCGCCCGAGCACCTGGAGCTCTCGGTCGCGCAACCGCAGAAGATGGCGGAACGGATCCGGCACGCCGGTGCCATCTTTCTCGGCCGGCACACGCCGGAGGTGCTCGGTGACTACTGCGCCGGGCCGAACCACGTTCTGCCCACGTCCGGCACGGCGCGGTTCGCCTCGCCGCTGGGCGTCTACGACTTCCAGAAGCGCAGCAGCCTGATCCAGGCGACACCGGCGGGTGCCGCCGAGCACGGGCGTGTCGCTGCGGTGCTCGCCCAGGCGGAGGGCCTGACGGCCCACGCCGAATCTGCCGCCTACCGGGTGCGGGCGCATGAGCAGGAGTGA
- the hisG gene encoding ATP phosphoribosyltransferase → MADSLTIALSKGRILEDTLPLLAQAGIEPTDDPDRSRKLVLDTTDPVVKLVILRATDVPTYVEYGAADVGVAGKDVLLEHGGEGLYEPLDLGIARCRMMVAGFPGANAGRGKVRVATKFVNIARRYFAEQGRQVETVKLYGSMELAPIAGLSDLIVDLVDTGNTLRANGLEPLEHIADISSRLIVNKAAMKMKHRRIKAFTERLSDAVGGRAA, encoded by the coding sequence ATGGCGGATTCGCTGACCATCGCGCTGTCCAAGGGGCGCATCCTGGAAGACACGCTACCGTTGCTGGCGCAGGCCGGCATCGAGCCGACCGACGACCCGGACCGCAGCCGCAAGCTGGTGCTGGACACCACCGACCCGGTGGTGAAGCTGGTGATTCTGCGCGCCACGGACGTGCCCACCTACGTGGAGTACGGCGCCGCCGATGTGGGTGTCGCCGGCAAGGACGTGCTGCTGGAGCACGGCGGCGAGGGGCTCTACGAGCCGCTGGACCTGGGCATTGCCCGCTGCCGCATGATGGTCGCCGGCTTTCCCGGCGCCAACGCGGGGCGGGGCAAGGTGCGCGTGGCCACCAAGTTCGTGAACATCGCCCGGCGCTACTTCGCCGAGCAGGGGCGGCAGGTGGAAACGGTGAAGCTGTACGGCTCCATGGAGCTCGCGCCCATCGCCGGGCTGTCCGACCTGATCGTGGATCTGGTGGACACCGGCAACACCCTGCGCGCCAACGGCCTGGAGCCGCTTGAGCATATCGCCGACATCAGCTCCCGGCTGATCGTCAACAAGGCGGCCATGAAGATGAAGCACCGCCGCATCAAGGCATTCACCGAGCGCCTGTCCGACGCCGTCGGCGGACGTGCGGCCTGA
- the murA gene encoding UDP-N-acetylglucosamine 1-carboxyvinyltransferase, producing MEKLTINGGGPLDGSIRISGAKNAALPILSATLLADGPMTIGNIPHLHDITTTMELLGRMGVRLTVDERMSIEVDPSTIDSLYAPYELVRTMRASILVLGPLLARYGEADVSLPGGCAIGSRPVNLHIDGLSAMGADITVEGGYIRARASRLKGARIVLDLITVTGTENLMMAATLAEGTTVIENAAREPEVVDLADCLNAMGARVSGAGTDTVTIEGVERLHGTQYQVLPDRIETGTYLVAAAMTGGRVHLRDTRAGLLDAVLQKLRETGAEIDVTDDSITLDMHGRRPKAVSLRTAPYPAFPTDMQAQFCALNAVADGGATVTETVFENRFMHVLEMQRMGADIRLEGNTAISRGVDALKGAPVMATDLRASASLVLAGLVAEGETEVDRIYHIDRGYECIEEKLAQLGAEIRRVPA from the coding sequence ATGGAGAAACTCACTATCAACGGCGGGGGGCCGCTGGACGGCAGCATCCGTATCTCCGGCGCCAAGAATGCAGCGTTGCCGATTCTCTCGGCGACCCTGCTTGCCGATGGCCCGATGACCATCGGCAACATCCCCCACCTGCACGACATCACCACGACCATGGAGCTGCTCGGGCGCATGGGCGTGCGGCTGACCGTGGACGAGCGCATGAGCATCGAGGTGGACCCCTCCACCATCGACAGCCTGTATGCACCCTACGAACTGGTGCGGACCATGCGCGCGTCCATCCTCGTGCTGGGGCCGTTGCTGGCGCGCTACGGCGAGGCGGACGTCTCCCTGCCGGGGGGCTGCGCCATCGGGTCACGCCCGGTGAATCTGCACATCGACGGCCTGAGCGCCATGGGTGCGGACATCACCGTCGAGGGTGGCTACATCCGCGCCCGGGCCAGCCGGCTCAAGGGCGCGCGGATCGTGCTGGACCTGATTACCGTCACGGGGACGGAGAACCTCATGATGGCCGCGACCCTGGCGGAGGGCACGACGGTCATCGAGAACGCCGCCCGCGAGCCCGAGGTGGTGGACCTGGCGGACTGCCTCAACGCCATGGGTGCGCGGGTCAGTGGCGCGGGTACGGACACCGTCACCATCGAAGGCGTGGAGCGCCTCCACGGCACCCAGTACCAGGTGCTCCCGGACCGCATCGAGACCGGCACCTACCTGGTGGCGGCGGCGATGACCGGCGGCCGCGTGCACCTGCGCGACACCCGCGCCGGGCTGCTGGACGCGGTGCTGCAGAAGCTGCGCGAGACCGGTGCGGAGATCGATGTCACCGATGACTCCATTACCCTCGACATGCACGGGCGGCGACCGAAGGCGGTGAGTCTGCGCACGGCGCCGTATCCCGCGTTTCCCACGGACATGCAGGCGCAGTTCTGTGCGCTCAACGCCGTGGCCGATGGTGGTGCCACCGTGACCGAAACCGTGTTCGAGAACCGCTTCATGCACGTGCTGGAGATGCAGCGCATGGGCGCCGATATCCGCCTCGAGGGGAACACGGCGATCAGCCGTGGCGTCGATGCCCTGAAGGGCGCACCGGTGATGGCCACGGATCTGCGCGCGTCGGCCAGCCTGGTGCTGGCGGGGCTGGTGGCCGAGGGCGAGACCGAGGTGGATCGCATCTATCATATCGACCGCGGTTACGAGTGCATCGAGGAGAAGCTGGCACAGCTTGGCGCCGAGATCCGCCGCGTGCCGGCCTGA
- a CDS encoding BolA family protein: MMEPQEIKKLIEGGLPDCHATVQGDGRHFQAVIVSPAFEGAAPLARHRLVYGVLEQHIHSDELHALSMRTLTPEQWEREQG, from the coding sequence ATGATGGAGCCCCAGGAAATCAAGAAGCTGATCGAGGGCGGTCTGCCGGACTGCCACGCCACCGTTCAGGGCGACGGCCGGCATTTTCAGGCGGTGATCGTCAGCCCCGCGTTCGAGGGTGCGGCCCCGCTTGCGCGACATCGGCTTGTCTACGGAGTGCTCGAGCAGCACATCCACTCCGACGAGCTGCACGCCCTGTCCATGCGCACCCTGACCCCTGAGCAGTGGGAGCGGGAGCAGGGCTGA
- a CDS encoding STAS domain-containing protein — protein MSGGRLSSIDGGGLRLEGELGFATARSLWQEAAEHLPAAGTVRIDLAGVTRADSAGVALLIHWTRMQRDHGGGVEFVNIPAQMRSIARVSGVDGILPLSDQ, from the coding sequence GTGAGCGGGGGACGGCTCAGCAGCATCGATGGCGGCGGGCTGCGCCTGGAGGGCGAGCTCGGTTTCGCCACGGCCAGGTCGCTGTGGCAGGAGGCGGCCGAGCACCTTCCGGCTGCCGGTACGGTCAGGATCGACCTGGCGGGCGTCACCCGGGCGGACAGCGCCGGGGTTGCCCTGCTGATTCACTGGACCCGCATGCAGCGGGATCACGGTGGCGGCGTCGAGTTTGTTAACATACCGGCCCAGATGCGTTCCATCGCCCGGGTCAGCGGCGTCGACGGGATCCTGCCGTTGTCGGACCAGTAA
- a CDS encoding MlaC/ttg2D family ABC transporter substrate-binding protein — translation MTETVRAWPAIFWFALLLLLPATALAEDKRPEQIVRDTTETVLEKLRNYDGDLSENPDYVYDVVREDVLPYFNFQLITRFALGRHWNDATEEQREQFTEELTTLLVRTYSQPLLEYDGEEVRFRSERVDEDRGRASMQMEVQQRDGPAIPLTYQFRRHDQHGWQVYDVVVEGISLVTNYRDTFNSEIRRNGMDGLIQRLRERNRRGETDL, via the coding sequence ATGACTGAGACCGTGCGCGCCTGGCCGGCCATCTTCTGGTTTGCGCTGCTGTTGCTGCTACCCGCCACGGCACTTGCGGAAGACAAGCGCCCCGAGCAGATCGTGCGTGACACGACCGAAACGGTGCTGGAGAAGCTGCGCAACTACGACGGCGACCTCTCCGAAAACCCGGATTACGTCTATGACGTCGTGCGCGAGGACGTGCTGCCCTATTTCAATTTTCAGCTCATCACGCGGTTCGCCCTGGGGCGGCACTGGAATGATGCCACCGAGGAGCAGCGTGAACAGTTCACCGAGGAGCTGACCACGCTGCTGGTGCGCACCTATTCCCAGCCACTGCTGGAGTACGACGGCGAGGAGGTGCGTTTTCGCTCCGAGCGGGTCGACGAGGACCGGGGTCGGGCGTCCATGCAGATGGAAGTCCAGCAGCGCGACGGGCCGGCGATCCCGCTGACCTATCAGTTCCGCCGGCACGACCAGCACGGCTGGCAGGTCTACGATGTGGTGGTGGAGGGCATCAGCCTGGTCACCAACTACCGGGACACCTTCAACAGCGAGATTCGTCGTAACGGCATGGACGGGCTGATCCAGCGATTGCGCGAGCGCAACCGCCGGGGGGAGACGGATCTGTGA
- the mlaD gene encoding outer membrane lipid asymmetry maintenance protein MlaD — MGSNRRLIEIWVGVFVALGFAALFGLAMQVSNVQFFEARDGYEVELRFENIGGLRTRAPVTVGGVRVGRVTDVGLDANTYEAVVRVRIDETYQLPEDTSASIYTSGLLGEQYIALDPGGLDFYLQDGDEITLTQSALVLERLIGQFLYQMGDGDD; from the coding sequence ATGGGAAGCAACAGACGACTCATCGAGATCTGGGTAGGCGTGTTCGTGGCGCTGGGGTTTGCCGCGTTGTTCGGCCTCGCCATGCAGGTCAGCAACGTGCAGTTCTTCGAGGCGCGCGACGGCTACGAGGTGGAGCTGCGGTTCGAGAATATCGGCGGCCTGCGCACGCGCGCACCGGTGACCGTCGGCGGCGTGCGCGTGGGTCGGGTGACCGATGTCGGGCTGGATGCCAATACCTACGAGGCGGTGGTGCGCGTGCGCATTGACGAGACGTATCAATTGCCCGAGGACACCAGCGCCAGCATCTACACGTCGGGCCTTCTGGGCGAGCAGTACATTGCTCTGGACCCGGGCGGACTGGATTTCTACCTTCAGGATGGGGACGAGATCACGCTGACCCAGTCGGCGCTGGTGCTCGAGCGCCTGATCGGGCAGTTCCTCTACCAGATGGGAGACGGCGATGACTGA